The DNA segment ATTGGCTATAGCAGGAAGTAAGCTAGTTACCATATTTTGAATAAATCTGACTCCGATGACTTTTTTGCTAGTAACATACCAGGCAATAAAATGAGTGTATTTTATAAATTTACTAAGGAACGCACTATTTCAAAATAATACCTAAAAGCAAAAGTATATTTATAGCTAAATTACTTCATAAACAAGTCAACTGTTCCTAGAAATCAGCAATTAGAGAATTCCAAGTGAAATTCTAAATCTGAAGGACAGTCTTCACATTGAGACTTGATGTCATGTTAATGGCTGGAAGTCTCCAAGCAGAAATCACAGTAATGTTAGTAGCGGAAGTACCATTCGATGTGTATTCAACCACAAACACCATGGGTTACATTTTGATTTTTCTAAACAGCTTAGGTCCCAAGAGGCAAAGAAGTTGCACTGAGAGCCCAGGTATTCCTATGTATCTCCACACTGTAAAAGTGTACAATGTTGGCTAAGATATTTACAATGTTAAAATGAACAGAGGTATCCACAAAAATTGATAAGGTAACATGTAAAAACACAGTCCTCCTGGAGATCCATTAGAAATAAGCTTACAATGACTAGGGAGCCAAAAAGAGCTGTAGCTCTTCCCCGGCATCTGTTTTTGCAATCTGCAGTACATGAGAAAGTCACGTGCAGAGAACCTCAAACATATCACTGTTTactagagaaaaagaaaaacgcTAATCTACAAATGGATAGGATAACATAAGCATTACTGTATATACAGTTAACCACTATGTATACACAATCAATTGATCTTTTAGTACTGGTCCATAACACTTGCAGTTTCAAAGTATTTACACTTTAAACAGTGTCACTTTGACTTAGCGAAGAGTGCTGCCATACCCGCTAGAGGGCGCATGAATTCAGTTAAAGCGAGGCAGTCTCACTGCCTGCCACAGAAAGCAAGCTACTGGCACAGCCAGAAAAgaacacaaacaagcaaacaatcGCACACTAAAACACTGGTAATACTGAGCATTTCTGCAAATGTCAGTCTTCTGCCACTTTCAAACATTTTCACACAAACACGTGAAAAAGCATTATTTAGAAACATCATATATTCACAAGTATTTATAAATGTACCCAGCATGGCCTAATAACAGAGCATAATACAATGAAAATGTGCTTTGAAAGCACTAAGCTTTTCTTCCTAGTTCATCACCTGCACTAGCCTGGAAGTCAATGACTGAAGCACAGAACTGCTTAAGGCTTCTCATGTCAGCAGCTTGACTTAGCAGGCGGAACTGAATTCTGCCTTCAGTAACACTGGCAATTAACCCAACTTACGAAATACTACAAACACAAACCTTTGGATTACTGCAGTAGGCTGGAAATATACATACGTGTGTACACAGACACACCCACGCACATAGAACATACACAGAAACATACATGAtaggactggaaaaaaaacccttcaacTGGTGCAAAGCATCACAGAGCCCACCTGCTAAGCAAATTCCAGCTATAAACAGCTTCCCTGTTGTCAACAAGTACTTCCACAGCTGCAAGACTAATTTTGCAAGATCTGCATGTACTGAGCTTAACATAACACTGTCGATTAAGAACCAAGATGCCCCCACGATGATGACAAAACATAGGCAGAAGAGAGATTACTTTACGTTTTTATCATCTGTAGTAGTAGTCAGCATACACACTGCTCAGTAACTACTGCAGCAGTTACTAGCAGTTTGGACTATGTTAGCTCCTTCTCCCTGAAATATCAGCAGCTAATGCCTTcgggttttgtttccttcctcGCAAATAACAAAGTGTGGatagaaaaatataattaatacCTGGATTATTTTATTATGTTAGCATATCAGAGATGAGTTCCCTGGATGAAATGCTAATTATGCCTGTAACTTTTTATATAAAGGAGGCTGGGTATTGAAAATAAGTGGGTGGTAGCCGGAGGCAAGGAATCAGCTGGTCCCTCAGACGCAACAGAAACCGAGGGGTGCAGCGCCAGCATCTCTTACCCAtttatccagagggacctgcgtCAAGGAGCCTGTGCCCTGGTAGAGatccaggctgagctgctccaggctgagcttCTCCTGTAAGAAGTGGCCCAGATACCTCTGCAGCAGGTACCTGCAGGCCCTCTTCTTGATGGATTCCGAGAAAGGCCACGGCATGGCGGCTGCGCACCGGGTGCGGCGGGGCTAGGCGGCGGGACAGGATCGGGCAGTGGGATGGGGACGGGGCTGGCCCCCTCCGTCGGGCGGGGAGGGAGGTGGGCGGGAGCCGCCGGGCCCAGCCTCACCCCTCAGAGGAAGCTACCGCAAGCGCTTGCCACAGCCAGGCGGTGTCTCCAAGGCCCCTCGCACCGCTGGCGGGGCGGCACTGCCTCCCCTCAGGGTGAAGACGCGCTGACAGGTAGCTGCATCCTCACTCGGACACCGTCGCCGCCATCTTCTCGGTCGCCAGCGAGCGCGGAGACAGCCAGTGCAGCCGCgcagagcagcagaatggtGCAGGGAGAAGGGGCTGGGGCCCCTTCGGCGTCAGCTGTCCACCGCCAGCGAAGGCAACAGGGCCGACCCGGGCTGTTTGTCTCCTTCCTCCCCGCGCAaccccccactgccgaacgccgTCACCGGCACCGTGACGTCCGTACGGAAGTGGCGACGCCGAGCGGAGGAGGCGGGGGCGGAAGCAGCGGCAGGACCTGCGTGAGGGGGCGGTGTCGCGGCAGGGCGAGGTGGCGAGTGGTGGGTGCTGGGTGTTGGGTGCCGGGTGTTGGGTGCCGGCAACCTTCGCGTAGCTGGGGCCGTGTCTGTAGCGAACGGAGGAAGCAGCAATAGGGCGGAGCAGCAGGCGCCGTTGTGTCCGGAGCTGTTTAGGGTCGAGCGGCGGGACCTCGGCCGCACGCCGCCGGGGCTGGTAGGTGGACTCCCGTGGCGCGGCGTGGCGCTGCTGGTGAGGGTGGCGGCTTGCTCCTGGCCGCTCTTCTTGCTGCAGGGGCGCAGGTGTGATCCGCGGCTGTTCTGCTATCAGTAAATCGAGGTGATTCTCCTGGAATGGCAGGTTGCGCATCTCGGTAGCCAGGTTCCCTGTTGCTTTTAGCTTCTTTGGAATTTGTAGGTTCAGGGTGGAATTCATCAGGAGGGAATGAGTCTTACGAAGTAAATGTCTTGCGTGTTGCAGATCGTTTATTGCCCCGTTCTGCCCCTGGCAGCAATGGTCATCTACCAAAGCATTTAGGGCTCTGTCCCAAAGGGCCTGAGGCAGGTTTCTCTATGGATGTAAGTTAGCTGCGGCCTCATTAGCGACGCTGGTTCCTGAGAGGCCAAATGTTGGAGCCACTGTCGTAACACCCAGTCTGTCCCTTTTTGGTGGCAGTTGCTTATAAAGTCCAGCTATGTTTGTCTCTGAAATGGAGTGGCAATTCTGTATAGAAGCCTAACGAAAGAATTTTCTTTAGTGACTGTAAACAAAATACATCTGCTGTAAATACATCTTCGTAGTCTCAGATAATCCATTTAGTTCACCGATTTTTGTTCTAAAATTCAccaacaatattttttttatttctacagcTAATGATTTCAGGTTTTCCAGGCATGACTTGTCTTCCTACTGTATTCTGCATCAGCAAGGCACAGAATTAATTACCGATTAATCATTAAACTAAGTTTAATACAACACAGTGCAAATTATGTGCATAAGAAAAAATCAGCTTCAATGATTTTATGTGCTAATGTAATGTTCTTAAGCAGTCTTTTTCAGAATCTTGGTTTTGACTTCTCTGGACTGCCATTTCTTAAGTTAAAAAACATCACGGGGTCTCTTATTTTTATGGACAGTCTTAAATACTTCTGCTTCAGTTATAATTCTTGTTATATGATGTTAAATATATACTGAATGTAGTGGTATGATAAatctaaaataaatgtttctgtgTGCAGAATGGAGACTGATTGCAATCCTATGGAGTTACCCAACAATATGGGCTTTGAAGAGGATTCTGATTATAGAGACTTTGAAGGAACAGATGTGAAAGATATGAGACTGGAAGCTGAAGCTGTTGTGAATGATGTTCTGTTTGCTGTTAGCAATATGTTTGTCTCAAAAACCCTTCCTTGTGCAGAAGATGTGGCATATATCAATGTGGAAACCAGGGAAAGAAACAGATACTGCCTGGAGCTCACTGAAGCAGGACTCAGGGTAAAGTACTTTGTTTATAATTTCTTAAGCCTCTGTGTTTTGAACAATGATTGTGTTGAAAAGGTACAAATTCTTAGTGTACTTTTATGAAAATCTGTTTAACATGTTTTCTCCTGGAAAGTGGAACTTTGACTAATTGGGAAGATGGGAATTTGATTAAAAATCAGGTATTTATTTGAGATGTTAAATGATTAAGATTGAAGCAGTGATGTGTTACAGGCATGTCAATCTTTGGTTTTTTCAAGAACTTAGATAAATCAGTAATACAGCTTGTATACAATTCCTTTTCTTGGACCATTTGTATTTTTTGTGCAAGCATTTGTATGTAAGACTTCTTTTCAAAGATCTTTATAATAGGTTTTACTATGTTCTGAGTTTTGGACAAAAGGTATTTGTCTAAATACTGTACTACCACCAAACCCCATAGTAGAAAGCTCAGATTACAATTTGAACTTAGGGTGTTTTGTTATTACATTACTGTACTATCCTGACTCGCAAAGTGCTATGGTTGATATCTGTTTCCCATTGCAAGGTGGATCCTAACCACAGAAATTTAACTGGTGATCTCTTTGTTGCAGGTAGTAGCTTATGATTTTGATCAGACTGATGACAGATTGCAAACTCCATACCATGAAACTGTCTACTCCTTACTGGACTCTCTCAGCCCTGCGTATCGAGAGGTGTTTGGAAATGCACTATTACAAAGGCTAGAAGCTTTGAAGAAAGATAGTCAGTGATAGTCATGATTTACCCAGATGTGAGGAAGGTTTAATACTAGAAGGAATTCTTAGTATGAGGCACTGAGACCTTTCTTACAAATGTAGTCACAAACATCTTAAACTTCATTTATTGCATTAATATCCAGTTCCTGCTAGTACTGCTCTATAGCATTTTGGTACAGTGGATTTGTGTATATCACAATGCTATTAAAAGCCGcttaattttgctttccttttgttgTAGGTGAGCAAATAAGTTGCTGCTTATATTGCTAAAATTTGGTCTCTTTTCAAACTGTTGTTAttgaaaactttaaaaaatatagaGAGGATATGAATGTTTTATATAAAAGTagtatttttgtgtgtgcttaGTGATAATTTTCAtatctgctttttaaaagagaagCGAACTACTTGCTCTACccaaattaatgaaaaataattggGAAGACTACTGTTCTGCAAAGAGCAGAATTTCAGCTTGATTTGCTCTACATAAATCTGAAGGTTCTCAGCTTTGGTAACAGGAAAAATGGTTCTTGGACAGTTGAGCATTGCTTGTATAGTGACATTATCTGAGGTAAAAGCAAGGCTCAGTACTATTTGATTTGTCCTTATCTTTGGCAACCAGCAAAGTTCAAATAATAAATGAGATGTACTGTTAATATATGAATGTATTGTCTGAACTGCAATGAGTTAAGCACAGAATTACAATGTAATGGGCTACATTTCCTAAAGATGATGTTATATAtgctatatatatgtatatgtatgctCTATTGTGACTGTTTTGGAGGCTTTTAGCCTGTTTACTATTCTGAATGTGTGTTTACATGATGTACAGGATAAACCCAAGAGTATTTTTGCTTCAGCCTTTACTTTCTATAATGCAGTACTTTGGTACCCCTGTTTTTCACCTTTTCTCCCTCAAATGTACAATTGTCCTCTCCTGATGAATACTAAGTAAGCACTGTAATGTTAATTACATTGTATTGGTTTGAAACCAAAGGCATATGAAATTTGTTAAAACTAATACAAACTGGAAGATATAACTTGTGTTTTCTACTACAAACTCCTACAAATCTCTTTATAAATCTATTGTTCTGCTGTAACTTTTCAAGTATGTACTGAATGGTagactttttaaaattacagtTGGTTAAAATACCAGTACTGTTGAAATCACATTCTGTGATGTTCACACTTTTTGTATTCTTGTATTATTCAGCATTTGtgcatatttatttaaaaaatcctGCCATTATTCTGTCATGCTTTTGTGACAAATACTTAGAGTAGCTTTTTCTGTAGTCGCACATAAGGATATATCAGTTCTCATGAAGTCACAGTTCCCAGTGACTTCAATAGAACTATTCACTTTTACCAGCTAAGGATTAGTCTTGTTAACTGGAGAAACTTAGAGCTTTTTGTAATAGCTTTGGGGTACAGTTGTACGACTATGACTGACAAGAAAAAgcacttctgttttccagaacGTAATTCcatgtttattttattgtattttaggGTTGGAACTTCTGGTATAAATCTTCTACCCTGGGGTATGCTTTCATGCTCTAAAAATTGTTCATAGGCTCTCTTGCACACAGGTCTGTGGCACAGGGTTAGTCCTCTGTGAGGAGAATGTACTTTACCAGATTTATATTTGAATATTTTTCCTTGCAACTAATTTACTTGTTCAATTTCAATGACTAAAGCATTAAATAAATGTACTGGTGTGTCGTAGTTTtcttgggaagggagagagctgggtggggaggg comes from the Indicator indicator isolate 239-I01 chromosome 4, UM_Iind_1.1, whole genome shotgun sequence genome and includes:
- the GSKIP gene encoding GSK3B-interacting protein is translated as METDCNPMELPNNMGFEEDSDYRDFEGTDVKDMRLEAEAVVNDVLFAVSNMFVSKTLPCAEDVAYINVETRERNRYCLELTEAGLRVVAYDFDQTDDRLQTPYHETVYSLLDSLSPAYREVFGNALLQRLEALKKDSQ